A stretch of Pseudomonas taetrolens DNA encodes these proteins:
- the ppsA gene encoding phosphoenolpyruvate synthase: protein MVEYVVSLDKLGVHDVEHVGGKNASLGEMISNLAGAGVSVPGGFATTSQAYRDFLELSGLNDQIHAALDALDVDDVNALAKTGAQIRQWIMEAEFPEKLNAEIRTAFATLSEGNPDMAVAVRSSATAEDLPDASFAGQQETFLNIRGVENVIRAAKEVFASLFNDRAISYRVHQGFDHKLVALSAGVQRMVRSETGTAGVMFTLDTESGFRDVVFITGAYGLGETVVQGAVNPDEFYVHKQTLAAGRPAILRRNLGSKAIKMIYGDEAKAGKSVKVIDVDQADRARFCLTDAEVSELAKQAMIIEKHYKCPMDIEWAKDGDDGKLYIVQARPETVKSRSAGNVMERYLLKETGTVLVEGRAIGQRIGAGKVRIIKDVSEMDKVQPGDVLVSDMTDPDWEPVMKRASAIVTNRGGRTCHAAIIARELGIPAVVGCGNATQLLKDGQGVTVSCAEGDTGFIFEGELGFDIKKNSVDAMPELPFKIMMNVGNPDRAFDFAQLPNAGVGLARLEFIINRMIGVHPKALLNYDGLPQDIKDSVDKRIAGYDDPVGFYVEKLVEGISTLAAAFAPKKVIVRLSDFKSNEYANLIGGKLYEPEEENPMLGFRGASRYISENFRDCFELECRALKRVRNEMGLTNVEIMVPFVRTLGEASQVIDLLAENGLKRGENGLRVIMMCELPSNAILAEEFLEFFDGFSIGSNDLTQLTLGLDRDSGVIAHLFDERNPAVKKLLSNAIQACNKAGKYIGICGQGPSDHPDLALWLMEQGIESVSLNPDTVLETWFFLAEGQAQA, encoded by the coding sequence TTGGTAGAGTACGTAGTTTCCCTCGATAAGCTCGGCGTCCATGATGTAGAGCATGTGGGGGGCAAGAACGCATCCCTCGGCGAGATGATCAGTAATCTTGCAGGCGCTGGTGTTTCGGTTCCCGGTGGCTTTGCCACGACGTCTCAGGCTTACCGCGATTTTCTTGAACTCAGCGGGCTGAACGATCAGATTCACGCGGCGCTCGATGCGCTGGACGTCGATGATGTGAATGCGCTGGCCAAGACCGGTGCCCAGATCCGCCAATGGATCATGGAAGCCGAGTTTCCGGAAAAGCTCAATGCTGAAATTCGCACCGCATTCGCCACATTGTCCGAGGGTAACCCGGACATGGCGGTGGCCGTGCGCTCTTCGGCCACCGCTGAAGACTTGCCGGACGCCTCTTTTGCCGGCCAGCAAGAAACCTTCCTGAACATCCGTGGCGTAGAAAACGTCATTCGTGCGGCCAAGGAGGTTTTTGCCTCCCTGTTCAACGATCGTGCGATTTCCTACCGTGTGCACCAGGGCTTCGACCACAAGCTGGTCGCCCTGTCTGCTGGCGTGCAGCGCATGGTGCGCTCCGAAACCGGCACCGCAGGTGTGATGTTCACCCTGGACACTGAATCCGGCTTCCGTGACGTGGTGTTTATCACCGGCGCCTACGGCCTGGGCGAAACCGTCGTACAAGGCGCGGTCAACCCGGACGAGTTCTACGTTCACAAACAAACCCTGGCAGCCGGTCGTCCTGCCATCCTGCGCCGCAACCTGGGCAGCAAGGCAATCAAGATGATCTACGGCGACGAAGCCAAGGCCGGTAAATCGGTCAAGGTGATCGACGTTGATCAAGCGGATCGTGCCCGCTTCTGCCTGACCGACGCCGAGGTCAGCGAGCTGGCCAAACAGGCAATGATCATCGAGAAGCACTACAAGTGCCCGATGGACATCGAGTGGGCCAAGGACGGTGATGACGGCAAGCTGTACATCGTTCAGGCCCGTCCTGAAACCGTGAAGAGCCGCTCGGCGGGCAATGTCATGGAGCGCTACCTGCTGAAAGAAACCGGCACCGTGCTGGTAGAAGGTCGCGCCATTGGTCAGCGCATCGGCGCAGGCAAGGTTCGCATCATCAAGGACGTGTCCGAGATGGACAAGGTCCAGCCGGGCGACGTACTGGTGTCGGACATGACCGACCCCGACTGGGAGCCGGTGATGAAGCGCGCGAGCGCCATCGTGACCAACCGCGGCGGCCGTACCTGTCACGCGGCGATCATCGCCCGTGAACTGGGGATCCCGGCAGTCGTTGGCTGTGGCAATGCCACCCAGCTGTTGAAGGACGGCCAGGGCGTGACGGTTTCCTGTGCCGAAGGCGATACCGGTTTTATCTTCGAAGGTGAACTGGGCTTCGACATCAAGAAAAACTCGGTAGATGCGATGCCGGAGTTGCCGTTCAAGATCATGATGAACGTCGGCAACCCCGACCGCGCCTTTGATTTCGCGCAGTTGCCGAACGCCGGCGTGGGCCTCGCCCGCCTGGAGTTCATCATCAACCGCATGATCGGCGTGCATCCCAAGGCCCTGCTGAACTACGACGGCCTGCCACAGGACATCAAGGACAGCGTCGACAAGCGTATTGCCGGCTACGATGATCCGGTCGGCTTCTATGTCGAAAAACTGGTTGAAGGCATCAGCACCCTCGCGGCTGCGTTTGCACCGAAAAAAGTCATCGTGCGTCTGTCGGACTTCAAGTCCAACGAATACGCGAACCTGATCGGCGGCAAGCTGTACGAGCCAGAAGAAGAAAACCCGATGCTTGGCTTCCGTGGGGCTTCGCGTTACATCAGCGAAAACTTCCGCGATTGCTTCGAGCTGGAATGCCGTGCGCTCAAGCGTGTGCGCAACGAGATGGGCCTGACCAACGTCGAAATCATGGTGCCTTTCGTACGGACCTTGGGCGAAGCGAGCCAGGTGATTGACCTGCTGGCTGAAAACGGCCTCAAGCGTGGCGAAAACGGCCTGCGCGTGATCATGATGTGCGAGCTGCCTTCCAATGCGATCCTGGCTGAAGAGTTCCTTGAATTCTTCGATGGCTTCTCCATTGGTTCCAACGACCTGACTCAGCTGACGTTGGGTCTGGATCGCGACTCCGGTGTGATCGCCCACTTGTTCGACGAGCGCAACCCGGCAGTGAAAAAGCTGCTGTCCAACGCCATTCAGGCGTGTAACAAGGCTGGCAAATACATCGGTATTTGCGGTCAGGGCCCATCCGACCACCCGGATCTGGCGCTGTGGTTGATGGAACAGGGCATTGAAAGCGTGTCCCTGAACCCAGATACCGTGCTGGAAACCTGGTTCTTCCTGGCTGAAGGCCAGGCTCAGGCTTGA
- a CDS encoding alpha/beta fold hydrolase — MQSSSQLFPVALISAERRGDLSEDVYRLKPANSPDISVELVVTRLGMASASQVRGVPVILLHGGFSNRRFWYSPKGVGLGAFLARAGFDVWLPEMRGHGLSSRNQRWSSNCVADYARYDLPAIAAFVREQSGQVPHWMGHSQGGISLAAALGGQYLDAGDVASVAFFGCQVSRRYWALKIPPIQWAAYLLLKRFPRLSGSRLKRGPEDEPVGIALEALRWNGFMGRFKDTERDWWAGLADVQVPLLAVAAAGDRVTPEWACRKLYDQLGSQQRTFMSLGREHGFSVDFDHVQMLVSQAAQQEVWPKVYTWLVEHSTPKMQAGSITDVEAGYRATGATATM, encoded by the coding sequence ATGCAAAGCAGCAGTCAGCTTTTTCCCGTTGCCCTGATCAGCGCTGAGCGTCGGGGTGATCTGAGCGAAGACGTTTATCGCTTGAAACCCGCCAATAGCCCGGATATTTCCGTGGAGTTGGTGGTGACCCGGCTGGGCATGGCAAGCGCCAGCCAGGTCAGAGGCGTGCCCGTGATTTTATTGCATGGCGGTTTTTCTAACCGACGCTTCTGGTATTCGCCCAAAGGTGTCGGGCTGGGTGCCTTTTTGGCTCGCGCCGGTTTTGATGTCTGGCTGCCAGAGATGCGCGGCCACGGCCTTTCCTCGCGTAACCAGCGCTGGTCAAGCAACTGTGTGGCGGACTATGCCCGTTATGATTTGCCGGCTATCGCTGCGTTTGTGCGCGAGCAGAGCGGGCAGGTGCCGCACTGGATGGGGCACTCCCAGGGTGGTATCAGCCTGGCCGCAGCGCTGGGCGGGCAGTATCTGGACGCAGGGGACGTGGCGTCGGTGGCATTTTTTGGATGTCAGGTCAGTCGTCGTTACTGGGCGCTTAAAATTCCGCCCATACAGTGGGCGGCTTATCTGTTATTGAAGCGTTTTCCTCGGTTGTCAGGTTCTCGGCTCAAGCGCGGTCCGGAAGACGAACCCGTCGGTATTGCCCTCGAAGCCTTGCGCTGGAATGGCTTCATGGGGCGCTTCAAAGATACCGAGCGCGATTGGTGGGCCGGGCTCGCTGACGTGCAGGTTCCCCTGCTGGCTGTCGCTGCTGCAGGTGATCGTGTGACGCCGGAATGGGCGTGCCGCAAGCTTTATGATCAGTTGGGTTCGCAGCAGCGCACCTTTATGAGCCTAGGGCGCGAGCACGGCTTTAGCGTTGATTTTGACCATGTACAAATGCTTGTCAGCCAGGCAGCTCAGCAGGAAGTATGGCCAAAGGTCTATACGTGGTTAGTCGAACACAGCACGCCGAAAATGCAGGCGGGAAGTATTACTGATGTGGAGGCGGGGTATCGGGCCACTGGGGCAACGGCTACTATGTGA
- the rraA gene encoding ribonuclease E activity regulator RraA produces the protein MKHYITPDLCDAYPERVQVLEPMFSNFGGRDSFGGEIVTIKCFEDNSRVKEQVELKGDGKVLVVDGGGSLRCALLGDMLAEKAAKNGWEGLVVYGCIRDVDVIAQTDLGVQALASHPMKSTRRGVGELNVAVTFAGVTFRPGEFIYADNNGVIISPSALNPPQ, from the coding sequence ATGAAACACTACATCACTCCCGATCTGTGCGATGCCTATCCTGAGCGGGTGCAAGTGCTTGAGCCCATGTTCAGCAATTTTGGCGGGCGCGATTCCTTTGGTGGCGAGATCGTGACCATCAAGTGTTTTGAAGACAACTCGCGGGTCAAGGAGCAGGTTGAGCTCAAAGGTGATGGCAAGGTATTGGTGGTTGATGGCGGTGGCTCGCTGCGCTGTGCGTTGCTGGGTGACATGCTGGCTGAGAAAGCGGCAAAAAATGGCTGGGAAGGCCTGGTGGTTTACGGCTGTATCCGTGATGTTGATGTCATTGCACAAACCGATCTCGGCGTGCAGGCCCTGGCCAGCCACCCGATGAAAAGCACACGGCGAGGTGTTGGTGAGCTGAACGTGGCGGTTACTTTTGCGGGTGTCACTTTCCGTCCAGGCGAATTTATCTATGCCGACAATAATGGCGTGATTATTTCGCCTTCTGCGTTGAATCCCCCGCAATAA